The Euryarchaeota archaeon genomic sequence CGCCAACACGTTGGGATCATCGAACACGGGCTTCACCAGGACCACCGGTCGGGGGTCAGGGTCGACGGGTTTTAGCCCGTTTGCCCGGGTCGTTTTTGGAGTTACAAAAGGGGCCGGTTTAGGAAGTTACAGCACACATCATGCAACGCGGCTATGCGCGCGATTACTACGACGTTTGGCGGCTCCTGCGCGAGGGCAATTACGACCTCACGCAGACGAGGGTGCTTCTCATCCGAAAGTGCAAGCTCACAGCCGTTCCCTTCGAACCCCGATTGATATTCGACGAGAACCGCCTCGTTGACGCCGGCCAGCACTGGGAAACGGCTCTCGCCAGGCTCACGAAAGACCTAGCACCGTTCGACTCTGTCATTCGCGAACTCCGGAAGTCGCTCGGACCGATTCCACGAGGATAAGCGGCGCCATGAGATAGCGGCCCTCGCGGAACGGCGTCCCTGCAAAGTCTCAGTTGGCGCCTCCCACACCATGAAAAAGGGTGCTGGTGCGCGCCCTGTTTCCCGCATAAGAGCGCGTGTGCGGAATCCGCGATGCTCTCGTCAC encodes the following:
- a CDS encoding nucleotidyl transferase AbiEii/AbiGii toxin family protein; the protein is MQRGYARDYYDVWRLLREGNYDLTQTRVLLIRKCKLTAVPFEPRLIFDENRLVDAGQHWETALARLTKDLAPFDSVIRELRKSLGPIPRG